CCAAAAGGAAACGGAAGAAGTGCTCCAAGGCGTCCGCCAGGTCAAACGGGTGCGGCTGGTGCGCGATCCCTCCTTCAAATACCCGATCATCCGAGTGGAGGACGAACTGGTCCGGGGCCCCGAAGGCGACCGCCTCATTCGCCAGATCGCCATGGTGGGCGACCATGTCCTGGTAAAGCCTGCCGACGCCTCCATCCGTGAAGAAGATCTGCTCTCCCTGCTCAAAGACACAGGGGCGACGGTCCGGAAAAAGATGCACGCCTCCGGCACCTGGCTGATCGCCTTTCCCCGGCCGGATCTGGACACTGTCCCGGAAATGGTGACCCGGCTCAGTGAGTTAAAAAAGATCCTGCGATACGCAGAACCCGACTTCATCATGAGCGCCAATGTGCTGCCCAATGATGCTTCTTTCAGCAATCTGTGGGGCATGCACAATACCGGGGCCAACAACGGCGTGGAAGATGCCGACATTGACGCCCCCGAGGCCTGGGACCTGACCACTGGCAGCCGCTCGGTCAGAGTGGCCGTGATTGATTCCGGCATTGACCACACCCACCCCGATCTGCAGGCCAACATGTGGACCAACCCTCATGAGATTCCCGGCAACGGCATCGATGATGACGGCAACGGTTTCATTGATGATGTCCGGGGCTGGAACTTCGTCAGCGACAATGCCAGCCCGCAGGATGACAACAGCCACGGCACCCACTGCGCCGGGACCATTGGCGCATTAGGCAACAACGGCAGCGGAGTCGCCGGAGTATGCTGGCAGGTTTCCCTGGTTGCCGTCAAGTTTCTCGATGCTTCCGGCAACGGGCCCAATTCGGATGCCGTGGAGGCCGTGTCTTATGCGACCTCCATCGGCGTCAACCTCACCTCCAATTCCTACAGCGGCAGCGCTTATTCCCAGGCCATGGTGGAAGCCATTGATGAAGCCCGGGATGCCGGAATTCTGTTCATCACCGTGGCCGGTAACAATGGATCGTATGTCGAATTTTACCCGGAGTATCCAGGCAACTATGCAAACACGAATCTGATTTCCGTCGCCGCCACCACCCGTGAGGATGGGCTGGCGGATTTTTCCAACTATGGGGATATCTCCACAGACCTTGCCGCACCTGGCCAGGATATCTACAGCACCATCCCAGGTGGCGGGTACGGCTATAAAAGCGGCACCTCCATGGCCTGCCCCCATGTTGCCGGAGCTTGCGCCCTGCTCATGGCACACCGGCCCGCGCTTACGCATCAAAACATTCGTGAGCTTATCCTCAAATCCGCCGATTCACTCCCTGCGCTCACAGGCAAGACCGTGACCGGCAGCCGGCTGAATCTGTTCAATGCCCTCATGGCCGCCGACGACATCCTCGTCACCCCTGGCACCGGTTTCATTGCCACAGGCCCCTTTGTAGGTCCCTTCAGCCCGGCCAGCAAGACATATCTGGTTTCCAACGACACCCAGACCAGCGCCACCTGGACCGCCTCTTCCGACCGTCCTTGGGTCACTGCATTCCCCTTATCAGGCAGTCTGTCTGCGGGGGAGAGCATGAACCTGACCCTCACCCTCAACGAGCAGGCGGAAATCCTCCCTGCAGGCACTCACATCGCCAAGCTGACCGTGACCAATCCGGCAACCGGACGTTCCCAGATCCGCAACATCGCCCTGCAGGTGAATTCCATGCCCATCTATGTCTTTGATCTGGAAACAGACCCCGGCTGGCCGCGCGATGGCGAATGGGACTATGGCACTCCCCAGGGTGGCGGCGGCAACTCCTATGGCCGGGCAGATCCCAAAACTGCGGCCAGCGGCTCCAACGTTTTCGGGATCAATCTGGCGGGGGATTATTCCACGCAGGTCGGCCAGCCCCAACATCTCACCGCCGGTCCTTTTGACTTCACCGGGCATCGCAATGTCCTGTTGCGCTTCCACCGCTGGTTAAACTCCGACTACCCAAGCTGGGTCTGGGCAACCGTGGAAGTATCCAACAATGGAAACGACTGGCATCAGGTCTGGAACAACCACGGCGCACCCAGTGGCGAATCTGCTTGGACCCAGGTGGGATATGACATCTCCGCCTATGCCGACGGCCAGCCGGAGGTTTACATCCGCTGGGGGCATCACGTCGCCAGTTCCGGTGCCTACCCTTATTCGGGCTGGAACATTGATGACATCCAGCTTCTCGGCTCCCCGCTGGAGCAGATGACTCTGGAATTGCCGGAATCCCTGACGGAAGGCGGCAGTCCGGCCCAGGCACGTGTCACCATTTCCCCCGCACCCACGGAAAACCTCACCATCGCCCTGAGCTCCAACCGGCCCGGCGAGGAGCTCACCCTGCCTGCCAGCGTGATCATCGCCACCGGGCAGGAGGAGGCCACCTTTGACCTCACCCCGCTCCAGGATGCCCTGGCGGACGGCAGCCAGACCGTCACCATCACGGCCACCGCACCGGGCTACCCACCTGCTTCCAAAAACATTCAAGTGCATGATGATGAGCAGGCCCAGCTCACCCTCCATCTGCCGGCCAGCCTCCAGGAAGGCAGCGGTGAAATATTCAACCAGGCCTCCATCAGCCTCCCTGCCCCGGCCGCTGCGGACATCCTCATCAGCCTCCTTTCCAGCGATGTCACCGAGCTTCTCGTCCCTGCCAGCATCACCCTGCCTCAGGGGCAGCAAAGTGTGTCCCTGCCGCTCACTGTCCCGGATGATGTCATCATTGACGGTCAGCAAACGGTCACTGTCACCGCCACCGTCACCAACTGGCCTGTCGCACAGGCCAGCCTCACGATTGCAGATAATGAACCTCTTCACCTGACGGTCACCCTCCCTGACAAGCGCCTGGAGAGCGCGGGCTTGCTGCCTGAGGCAGGAACCGTCAGCACCTCCGGCATCCTCGCGGCTCCGCTCACGGTCAGTCTCCTGAGCAGTGATTCTTCCGAGCTGACCGTAGCCGCCAGCCTCGTGATTCCCGCTGGCAGTTCCACTGCCGGCTTTGATCTCCAGTTGGTGGATGATGATGTCAGTGATGGAGACCAAACCATCCAGGTGACGGTCAGCAGCCCCGGTTTCACCGAAGGTGCGGCCCTCATCGTGGTCGCAGACGATGAAGCACCCGCCCTGCCTGTCCTGCCCGTCCCGGCCAATGGTCAAAATCCAGTCCATCCAGGCAGCAGTCTGTCCTGGCAGTATGATCCCCACAGCGGCGGCATTCCGGAAAGTTACGAGATCTATTTCGGCACTGCACCAAGCCCCCAAGAACTTCTCGGCGTATCCGATGAGCCTCTCTGGGCCCTGCCCCTGCCAGGTCTTTCTTCGGCCACTACCTATTACTGGCGCGTCGTCGCCCGCCGTGGCAGCGCCAGCCGGCCTGGCCCGGTCTGGTCCTTCACCACGCCAGAGGTCGGTGCGCTGCATCATTTCATGTGGGATTCCACCCCTCCTGCGGTGGCCCTGGGCGTCCCCTTCCCTGTGCGTGTGACCGCCGTGGACGAGCATGACTTTGCCCTGGAGCGCTATGATTTGCGCACCCCGCTGAGCGCCCAGCTTTCCCAGCCGGAAACCGTCACCGGCACAGGCAGCTATCCCTGGCAGTATCCCCTGGCCACCAACTACCACGACGCCCGCAGCCAGAGCATCTATACCCCGGCAGAAATCGGCCCCGCAGGCCGGCTGACGGCCCTGGCCATTGAAGTGTCCAAACCCCCCGGACAGTCCCTCTCAGGCTTCACCGTGCGACTCCGCCACACCAGCAAGACCGACTATCTCAGCGGCGGTCTCACCTGGGAATCGGAGGATTGGACCACGGTTTATGCCGCTGACCAGACCCTCTCCGCCTACGGCTGGACATGGTTTGTTTTCACCACCCCGTTTGACTACGACGGCAGCAGCAACCTCATGGTGGACTTCAGTTACAACAACTCCAGCTTCAGCACCAACGGTGCCACCCGCACCACCATCATCAGCAACTACCGCACCCTCGCCTTCCGCAGTGACAGCACCTATGGAGATCCGCTCACCTGGTCCGGCGGCTACCCGGATGCCCTGGCCTACAACGGGCTGCCCAACCTCCGCCTGCAACGTGCTGACATCGCAGTACCTCTTACTCCGGAAATCAGCGGCACCTATGCCCATGCAAGCTGGACAGGACAGATCACCCTTCATGGCACGGGCGATGGCATCCGGCTGAAAGCTCATGATCCGGTCACACCTTCCATCCACGGCCTTTCCGCCCCGCTCAAGGTCGTGGAAGTGGAAGACTTCATCCTGGATCCGGAGCCTCCCTTCACAGGCGGCAGCACCAACCAGATCACCGGCCAGCCGCTTGGAGACGGCTATACCTATGAGATCCAGCGCGCCACTCAGGGGGACTTCAGTGATGCGGCTTCCAGCGGTTTCGTCGCATCACCGGCCCACCTTTTCACGAACCTCACGGACGGCCAGCTTTATCACTACCGGGGTCGCGCCCGCACCGGAGGTGCCCGGGGAAACTGGTCCGCCGTGGAGCGCTCCACGCAGGATGCCACTCCGCCAGCCATCACCTTTACCCAGGCCACGGGCAACCTCACCGCCCTCGCCTCAGTGGATCTCGCGGGGACGGGCACAGACCAGGTCAGCGGCATCAGCAGCATCCGGGTCAATGACATCATCAGCATTGCCGAAGATTCCTTTGCCGCCTGGAGCACTTCCGCCCTGCCGCTGATGGAAGGCATCAACACCTTCACGGTTACGGCCACCGACAAAGCGATTCCGCCCAATGTCAGCCAGGCCACCTGGGTCATCACCCGCATCTCCCAGCCTGAAGCGGACGGAGACCACAACGGCATGTCCTCCCTCCTGGAATACGCCTTTCACACGAATGGCAGTGCCCTGGGTGAAAAGTGGCCCTTCATCAGCGCAGAGAAACATCCCACCACGGATGCCACCCACCTCATCCTCAGCTACCACCGCCTGATCCACAACCCCGCCGGCCTAACCTACTCTGTCGAAACGAGCCCCGACATGGATGACTGGCAGCCTTTGGATGCACCGCCGGAAGTCCTGTCCGCCACTCCCGCTGCAGACGGCATGACGGAGCTTGTGAAGGTGCGCATCCATCCTGCCATCCACCTCCATCCCCGCCGCTTCGCTCGTGTGCGCGTGATCAATCCGGCGGAGTGAAAAAACCTAGTCAGCGCTTACTTTCCGCCAATCTTGTAAAGAGCCTTGTCCGTGCGCAGATAGAGCACGCCATCCACCGCCACCGGGCTGGCCATCAGCCCGCCGTCGAGACTGTTCTGCGCCAGAATTTTGAATTCCTTCGCCGCCGGGACCACGGTCACCACGCCTTCACGGCTGGAGAAATACAGTTTCCCGTCCGCAAGGATGGGGGACGCGCTGAACTTTCCACCTAACCGCTCGCGATACAAAGCCTCACCGGTCTGACAGTCCACACAGCTCACGATACCGCCATCATCCACATAAAACAGCAGCCCGTTGGCCAATACGGGCGAGCACATCTTGGGTGCGTTTTTGTTATTCCGCCAGGCCACCTCCGGCACTTCCAGACCTGCATACTTCAGCGCCATCACCTGGGACTTACCGAAGCAGGTGCTGAAATAAATCTGGCTTTCATCCGCCACCGGCCTCACTGACATGGAAAAGCCCAGCTCGCCATACGGCACTTTCCACAGCTCTTTGCCCGTCGCCGCTTCATAACCATAAATCCAGTCCGCCGCCGGGCTCACCACCACCGGCTTCCCGTTCATTTCCAGCACCAGCGGTGTTCCATAGGCTTTGCGCTGCTGCGGATTCTCCCGCATCTCTCCTGTCCGCGCGGTTTTCCAAACGAGCTTGCCATTCTCTTTATCAAAGGCCGCGATGAACTGCTGGTCGCTGCCGTCGAAATGAATGACCAGCAGCTTTTCCCAAACCACCGGCGTGGAGCCCGGACCGTTCTCATGCATGATCTGCAGTTCCTGGTTCTTCCACAGCACCTCATGGGTCACCGTATCCAGACAGGCCGTGCCAAAGCTGCCGAAATGCGCATAGAGGCGGCCTTCTTCAATGATCGGGCTTGGCGAGGCATAACTGTTGAGCTGATGCACCCACTGCGGCTCCTTCACATTCAGCAGCTCCACTTCCTGCAAAATCTTGCCGCTGGCCCGGTCCACACACACCGCCCGCAGGCTCACGGATTCCAGCACCGTCACCGGCTGGTCACCCGTGTTGTTTTTCAGCCGCTTCTCAGCCTCCTCCGCACTCGCTGCTTTTTCAATCGCCGTGGTCAGCCATATTTGCTCGCCCCAGATCACCGGGGTGGAATGGCCACGTCCGGGCAGTTCCGTTTTCCAGGCCACCCCGCTCGTTTCGCTCCAGGTTTCCGGCAGGGATTTTGCCGCACTGATCCCCTGCCCACCCACCCCGCGCCATTCGGGCCAGTTTTCAGCAGCAGCAAAAGAAACCGTGAAGAAGAAGAGAAGGAGGGGAAGTCGCATCATGATCAGCCCCTAACAACGCACGTTCTTCTGCGCAACTGTCTTCCAGACTGGACAGAATCTTCACCCCTGCCCTAGGCTGGCCCTATGTTTGGGAAAAGTACGCTTCTTGCCGCCCTCGCCGCCTCCGTTCTGACGCTGCCAGCCCAGGATATCACTGAATACGTGGACATCCGCCCCGGCACCCTCCCCATCCTGCTGACCGTGCCGCATGGCGGAGACCTGAAACCGGAGAGCATCCTGGCCCGCCGCTACGGAGTGACCACCAAGGATGCCAACACGGCAGAACTCAGCCTCATGATCATTGAGGAAATGCAGCAGCAGTTTGGCGGTGCTCCCCATGCCATCATCTGCCGCCTTCACCGGTCCAAGGTGGATTGCAACCGCGAGCTGGCCGAGGCCACCCAGGGAGACCCCATTGCCACAGCGGCATGGCAGAGATTCCATGGAGCCGCCACCGAGATCCGAAAGCAGATCACCCAAAGATTTGGCAGCGGCCTGACCCTCGATCTTCACGGCCACCGCCATGTAGATCCCCGTGTGGAACTCGGCTACCTCATCCCCGGCACCCAGCTCAATAACAGTGATGCAGCCCTGAACACCGATGGGAGATTCAAGTCCATGTCCAGCATCCATGAGCTGGCGCGGCGTTCCCCCCTGAACTTTGCCGAGCTGCTTCGCGGTCCCCAAAGTCTCGGCGCACTGCTGGAAGCCCGCGACTATCATTCCATTCCCAGCCCATCCAAACCCTCTCCAGGCACCGCCATTTACTTCAGCGGCTCTTACACCATCCTCGCCCATGGTTCACGGGACAGCGGCAGCATCAGCGCCATCCAGATCGAATGCCCGTGGGAGGGAGTGCGCGATACGGAGGCCAACCAGCGGAGCTTTGCCAAAGCTTTCACCGCAGCCGTCGGTGAATACTTCGGGCTTCACTTCCAGTATCCCCTTGGACCGGTGAAAAAATAAGCCGCCGCCGGCTTCAAGATGCACCGTGTACGATCATGCCCCGAAAGGCGCTGCTGCTCATCATCGGCTGCAGGAGATTCATGGCTGCCCGCAGTTTGGCCGGATTGGAGACACTGGGATTGTTCACGATCAGAACATCCGTGGCCAGCGGTGCCAGGGGAGCCACATCGGCAAAGTTTTTCAGAATCGGGCCGCCATCCAGGATGATCCAGTCCACCTGCTGCCGCGCCCGGTCAATCCAGGACCGGTAGCCGTCCAGGAGTTCATTCGTTGCATAGGCGGGCAGATCGTGCGCCGGCAGCAAAAACAGGTTGGTCTTTCCATAGCGCAATG
This portion of the Prosthecobacter sp. SYSU 5D2 genome encodes:
- a CDS encoding S8 family serine peptidase translates to MKDSTQRLLAATVLVLLSIGAWQMWRPLAAESEPEQKQPLQTFSPPPRLAIPPLMKAEKGLVTLETPPQKQDKYAGRDIIAQKETEEVLQGVRQVKRVRLVRDPSFKYPIIRVEDELVRGPEGDRLIRQIAMVGDHVLVKPADASIREEDLLSLLKDTGATVRKKMHASGTWLIAFPRPDLDTVPEMVTRLSELKKILRYAEPDFIMSANVLPNDASFSNLWGMHNTGANNGVEDADIDAPEAWDLTTGSRSVRVAVIDSGIDHTHPDLQANMWTNPHEIPGNGIDDDGNGFIDDVRGWNFVSDNASPQDDNSHGTHCAGTIGALGNNGSGVAGVCWQVSLVAVKFLDASGNGPNSDAVEAVSYATSIGVNLTSNSYSGSAYSQAMVEAIDEARDAGILFITVAGNNGSYVEFYPEYPGNYANTNLISVAATTREDGLADFSNYGDISTDLAAPGQDIYSTIPGGGYGYKSGTSMACPHVAGACALLMAHRPALTHQNIRELILKSADSLPALTGKTVTGSRLNLFNALMAADDILVTPGTGFIATGPFVGPFSPASKTYLVSNDTQTSATWTASSDRPWVTAFPLSGSLSAGESMNLTLTLNEQAEILPAGTHIAKLTVTNPATGRSQIRNIALQVNSMPIYVFDLETDPGWPRDGEWDYGTPQGGGGNSYGRADPKTAASGSNVFGINLAGDYSTQVGQPQHLTAGPFDFTGHRNVLLRFHRWLNSDYPSWVWATVEVSNNGNDWHQVWNNHGAPSGESAWTQVGYDISAYADGQPEVYIRWGHHVASSGAYPYSGWNIDDIQLLGSPLEQMTLELPESLTEGGSPAQARVTISPAPTENLTIALSSNRPGEELTLPASVIIATGQEEATFDLTPLQDALADGSQTVTITATAPGYPPASKNIQVHDDEQAQLTLHLPASLQEGSGEIFNQASISLPAPAAADILISLLSSDVTELLVPASITLPQGQQSVSLPLTVPDDVIIDGQQTVTVTATVTNWPVAQASLTIADNEPLHLTVTLPDKRLESAGLLPEAGTVSTSGILAAPLTVSLLSSDSSELTVAASLVIPAGSSTAGFDLQLVDDDVSDGDQTIQVTVSSPGFTEGAALIVVADDEAPALPVLPVPANGQNPVHPGSSLSWQYDPHSGGIPESYEIYFGTAPSPQELLGVSDEPLWALPLPGLSSATTYYWRVVARRGSASRPGPVWSFTTPEVGALHHFMWDSTPPAVALGVPFPVRVTAVDEHDFALERYDLRTPLSAQLSQPETVTGTGSYPWQYPLATNYHDARSQSIYTPAEIGPAGRLTALAIEVSKPPGQSLSGFTVRLRHTSKTDYLSGGLTWESEDWTTVYAADQTLSAYGWTWFVFTTPFDYDGSSNLMVDFSYNNSSFSTNGATRTTIISNYRTLAFRSDSTYGDPLTWSGGYPDALAYNGLPNLRLQRADIAVPLTPEISGTYAHASWTGQITLHGTGDGIRLKAHDPVTPSIHGLSAPLKVVEVEDFILDPEPPFTGGSTNQITGQPLGDGYTYEIQRATQGDFSDAASSGFVASPAHLFTNLTDGQLYHYRGRARTGGARGNWSAVERSTQDATPPAITFTQATGNLTALASVDLAGTGTDQVSGISSIRVNDIISIAEDSFAAWSTSALPLMEGINTFTVTATDKAIPPNVSQATWVITRISQPEADGDHNGMSSLLEYAFHTNGSALGEKWPFISAEKHPTTDATHLILSYHRLIHNPAGLTYSVETSPDMDDWQPLDAPPEVLSATPAADGMTELVKVRIHPAIHLHPRRFARVRVINPAE
- a CDS encoding PQQ-binding-like beta-propeller repeat protein encodes the protein MMRLPLLLFFFTVSFAAAENWPEWRGVGGQGISAAKSLPETWSETSGVAWKTELPGRGHSTPVIWGEQIWLTTAIEKAASAEEAEKRLKNNTGDQPVTVLESVSLRAVCVDRASGKILQEVELLNVKEPQWVHQLNSYASPSPIIEEGRLYAHFGSFGTACLDTVTHEVLWKNQELQIMHENGPGSTPVVWEKLLVIHFDGSDQQFIAAFDKENGKLVWKTARTGEMRENPQQRKAYGTPLVLEMNGKPVVVSPAADWIYGYEAATGKELWKVPYGELGFSMSVRPVADESQIYFSTCFGKSQVMALKYAGLEVPEVAWRNNKNAPKMCSPVLANGLLFYVDDGGIVSCVDCQTGEALYRERLGGKFSASPILADGKLYFSSREGVVTVVPAAKEFKILAQNSLDGGLMASPVAVDGVLYLRTDKALYKIGGK